The following are encoded in a window of Merismopedia glauca CCAP 1448/3 genomic DNA:
- a CDS encoding glycoside hydrolase, whose amino-acid sequence MAHPLYVAFIWHQHQPLYKSKVGSNVKYRMPWVRLHGTKDYLDLILMLERYPNLHQTVNLVPSLILQLEDYVAGTALDPYLTAALTPSDRLTIEDKKFIIQSFFDCNHHTMIDPHPRYGQLYQQKQERGERWCLENWNLQDYEDLLAWHNLAWIDPLFWDDPEIETWLKQGKNFTLSDRQRIIAKHRQIISRIIPKHREMQETGQLEITTTPYTHPILPLLADTDVGRVATPYIPLPHQRFQWSEDIPRHLQKSWDMYLDRFGTAPRGLWPSEQAVSPTILPYVAKQGFKWLCSDEAILGWTLHRSFNRDGAGNLMEPELLYRPYRLETPHGDLAMVFRDHRLSDLIGFSYSGMEPRRAAKDLVGHLEAISRQLKHRQPGGGNTLEQPWLVTIALDGENCWEYYQQDGKPFLEHLYQTLNQDPEIKLVTVSEFLDKFPPTATIPAEQLHTGSWVDGSLTTWIGDPAKNRAWDLLYRAREAVAAHPEATETSHPDVWEALYAAEGSDWFWWFGEGHSSNHDAVFDELFREHLKNIYTGLNLPIPAELKSDVEVHAVKSDRRPESFIHPMIDGKGDEQDWDRAGRLDIGGARGTMHRSSAVQRLWYGVDHQNFYIRLDFQTGINPGKDCPSELNLLWFYPDRTMHNSPVPLEKLPDEAPLNYMFHHHLEVNLLTESVQFQEAGEHWQWHPRMSRAQVALEKCLEIAVPWADLQIQPDYPVRLLLVLSEQGAYKDYLPENSLIPIEVP is encoded by the coding sequence ATGGCTCATCCTCTGTACGTCGCGTTTATTTGGCATCAACATCAACCTCTCTACAAGTCTAAAGTGGGTTCTAACGTTAAGTATCGGATGCCGTGGGTGAGATTACACGGTACGAAAGACTATTTAGACTTGATTTTGATGCTAGAGCGCTATCCTAATTTGCATCAAACTGTTAATTTAGTCCCTTCGTTAATCTTGCAATTAGAAGATTATGTGGCAGGAACAGCGCTAGATCCTTATTTAACGGCAGCTTTGACCCCTAGCGATCGCCTCACGATTGAAGACAAAAAATTCATCATCCAAAGCTTCTTTGATTGCAATCACCATACCATGATTGACCCCCATCCTCGTTATGGGCAACTTTATCAGCAAAAACAGGAACGTGGGGAAAGATGGTGTCTAGAAAACTGGAATTTGCAAGATTATGAGGATTTATTGGCATGGCATAACTTAGCTTGGATCGATCCTCTATTTTGGGACGATCCAGAGATTGAAACTTGGTTAAAGCAGGGGAAAAACTTTACTTTAAGCGATCGCCAACGGATTATCGCCAAGCATCGCCAAATTATCAGCCGCATTATTCCCAAGCATCGGGAAATGCAAGAAACTGGGCAGTTAGAAATTACCACCACACCCTATACTCACCCAATTTTACCCCTACTCGCCGATACAGATGTGGGTAGAGTAGCCACACCTTATATTCCTCTACCTCACCAAAGATTTCAGTGGTCAGAAGATATCCCCCGTCACCTGCAAAAATCTTGGGATATGTATCTAGACAGGTTTGGTACAGCACCACGGGGATTATGGCCGTCTGAACAGGCAGTAAGTCCTACTATTTTGCCATATGTAGCCAAACAAGGTTTTAAATGGCTCTGTTCCGATGAAGCTATCTTGGGATGGACGTTACATCGATCGTTCAATCGAGATGGTGCTGGTAACTTAATGGAACCAGAATTACTTTATCGCCCATATCGTCTAGAAACTCCTCACGGGGATTTAGCGATGGTATTTCGCGATCACCGCCTCTCGGATCTGATTGGCTTTAGTTATAGTGGCATGGAACCCAGACGGGCTGCCAAGGACTTGGTAGGGCACTTAGAGGCAATATCTCGCCAACTCAAACATCGCCAACCAGGGGGCGGAAATACTCTAGAACAGCCCTGGCTGGTTACGATCGCTCTAGATGGGGAAAACTGCTGGGAGTACTATCAACAAGACGGTAAACCCTTCTTAGAGCATCTTTATCAAACTTTAAACCAAGATCCAGAAATCAAATTAGTCACAGTTTCCGAATTTTTGGATAAATTCCCACCTACAGCCACAATACCCGCCGAACAGCTACATACGGGTTCTTGGGTAGATGGCAGTTTAACCACTTGGATTGGCGATCCAGCCAAAAATCGGGCGTGGGATCTGCTATATCGGGCGAGAGAAGCAGTAGCAGCACATCCAGAAGCTACAGAAACCTCACACCCCGACGTATGGGAAGCCTTATATGCGGCGGAAGGTTCCGACTGGTTCTGGTGGTTTGGAGAAGGTCATTCTTCTAATCATGATGCCGTTTTTGATGAATTATTCCGCGAACACCTGAAAAATATTTACACAGGGCTAAATCTGCCAATTCCCGCCGAATTGAAGAGTGATGTAGAGGTTCATGCAGTTAAGAGCGATCGCCGTCCCGAAAGCTTTATTCATCCCATGATTGATGGGAAAGGAGACGAGCAAGATTGGGATCGTGCTGGGCGTTTGGATATTGGGGGCGCTAGAGGTACAATGCACCGCAGCAGTGCGGTACAGCGTTTGTGGTATGGGGTAGATCACCAGAATTTCTACATCAGGTTGGATTTCCAAACTGGAATTAACCCAGGAAAGGACTGTCCCTCAGAGTTAAATTTACTCTGGTTTTATCCCGATCGCACCATGCACAATAGCCCCGTACCTTTAGAAAAACTGCCGGATGAAGCCCCATTAAATTATATGTTCCACCACCATTTGGAAGTGAATTTGCTCACCGAGTCGGTACAATTCCAAGAAGCCGGAGAACATTGGCAATGGCATCCTCGCATGAGTCGCGCGCAGGTTGCTTTAGAAAAATGCTTGGAAATAGCGGTTCCTTGGGCAGACTTACAGATTCAGCCAGATTATCCGGTGAGACTGCTGTTAGTTCTTTCAGAACAGGGTGCTTACAAAGATTATTTACCTGAAAACAGCTTGATTCCGATTGAAGTGCCGTAA
- a CDS encoding fasciclin domain-containing protein, whose translation MPDIVDTAVKAGSFKTLVAAVKAAGLVDTLKGAGPFTVFAPTDEAFKKLPEGTVDSLLKDIPKLTKILTYHVVSGKVMAADVVKLKSATTVEGSDVKIDASNGVKVNDATVTSPDVAADNGVIHVIDSVLLPE comes from the coding sequence ATGCCCGATATCGTCGATACCGCAGTCAAAGCTGGCTCTTTTAAGACTTTAGTAGCTGCTGTTAAAGCTGCTGGATTAGTAGACACACTCAAGGGCGCTGGTCCATTCACCGTTTTTGCTCCAACTGATGAAGCTTTCAAAAAGCTTCCAGAAGGTACTGTCGATTCACTTCTGAAAGACATCCCCAAACTCACCAAGATTTTGACTTATCACGTCGTTTCCGGCAAAGTAATGGCAGCAGATGTAGTCAAACTCAAATCTGCAACCACTGTTGAAGGCTCAGATGTGAAAATTGACGCTTCCAATGGAGTTAAAGTCAACGATGCAACCGTGACTTCACCTGATGTCGCCGCCGATAACGGTGTAATTCACGTGATTGACTCAGTTTTACTACCTGAGTAA
- the cbiE gene encoding precorrin-6y C5,15-methyltransferase (decarboxylating) subunit CbiE produces the protein MQNQLINKWLSVVGIGEDGLEGLSAIAKLLVDRAKVIVGGDRHLNMLPAGDLREKIVWNSPIESSIQEIISHKGEQVCVLASGDPMCYGIGVTLLRQIDIGEMTIIPAPSAFSLACARLGWSLTEVEMVSLCGRDPAIFNGVIYPGAKLLILSAGNHTPKMVADMLTQKGFGSSQMTVLERMGGVNERTIEGIAGSWTQTDLANLNTIAISCSSEPNTQFFSRFAGLPDSAYHHDGQLTKREVRAITLSALAPLPGQLLWDVGAGCGSIGIEWMRSHSRCVAIAIEHHPTRLQYIADNATALGTPNLKIVAGKAPTALANLPQPDAIFIGGGLTAPEVFTTCWQNLKIGGRLVANAVTVESEQMVFQLQHQFGGELTRIAIQRAESIGKFLGWKAMAGITQWVVVKNPE, from the coding sequence ATGCAAAACCAGCTTATAAATAAATGGCTTTCGGTGGTGGGAATTGGAGAAGATGGCTTGGAGGGGTTAAGCGCGATCGCTAAGCTGTTGGTAGATCGGGCTAAAGTGATAGTAGGAGGCGATCGCCATCTCAATATGTTACCTGCTGGGGATTTGCGAGAAAAGATCGTTTGGAATTCCCCCATCGAATCTTCTATTCAAGAGATTATCAGCCATAAAGGTGAGCAAGTTTGCGTTTTAGCTAGTGGCGATCCCATGTGCTATGGAATTGGTGTCACCCTTCTGCGTCAGATTGACATCGGTGAGATGACTATAATTCCCGCTCCTAGTGCCTTTAGTTTAGCTTGTGCCAGATTAGGATGGTCGTTGACTGAAGTAGAGATGGTGAGCCTCTGCGGGCGCGATCCAGCTATCTTCAATGGAGTAATATATCCTGGTGCTAAATTACTGATATTGAGTGCGGGAAACCATACCCCCAAGATGGTTGCAGATATGCTGACTCAAAAGGGATTTGGTAGCAGTCAAATGACTGTTTTAGAACGGATGGGGGGAGTCAATGAAAGAACAATCGAGGGAATTGCTGGTAGTTGGACGCAAACAGATTTAGCCAATCTCAATACTATTGCAATTAGTTGTAGCTCAGAACCCAACACCCAGTTTTTTTCTAGGTTTGCAGGATTGCCAGATAGCGCCTATCACCACGACGGACAACTGACAAAGCGAGAAGTGAGAGCCATTACTTTGTCTGCTCTAGCACCCCTCCCAGGACAGTTACTATGGGATGTCGGTGCGGGTTGCGGTTCCATTGGAATTGAGTGGATGCGGAGTCATAGTCGGTGTGTGGCTATAGCGATCGAACACCACCCTACTCGCTTGCAGTATATTGCTGACAATGCCACAGCTTTGGGAACTCCAAATCTGAAGATCGTAGCGGGAAAAGCACCAACTGCTCTGGCAAATCTACCTCAACCCGACGCTATCTTCATCGGTGGGGGATTGACTGCACCAGAAGTATTTACTACCTGTTGGCAAAATCTTAAAATTGGAGGGCGGCTGGTAGCTAACGCCGTCACGGTAGAAAGCGAACAAATGGTGTTTCAGTTACAGCACCAATTTGGGGGCGAACTCACCCGCATTGCGATTCAAAGGGCTGAATCCATCGGTAAATTCTTAGGTTGGAAAGCTATGGCTGGGATTACGCAATGGGTTGTGGTGAAAAACCCTGAATAA
- the cobG gene encoding precorrin-3B synthase — MSAHSVSGEESPTCPSLFHPTTAQDGKLVRIRIPGGILGSEQCQVLAEAIAYLNSNTIDITNRANLQIRGLSASMPPEVLLKLQDAGLAAKNPELDRFRNIMASPTAGIDPEQLIDTRPLVRQLDEYLASNLNLAGLSPKFSIGIDGGEKVSIEQQPNDIFFKAVAVEDKVYFNLYIAGINLETAVIPENCLSLVGAIAQVYLDLVPANITRKPRLKQVIEDFGRSNYIDRLQLYLSSSCLSARLSTERSRSATSLHLGIYPQIQPDLFYIGISLPLGRLELNQLRGIAEIIENYGNGTLKLTPWRSILLPDIRDRNLDTVQQKLAELGLSIKNNNIWGGLVACSGTTGCAASFTDTQGDAIALARYLADNITLNQPVTIHLSGCPKSCAHHGSSDLTLVGKSCRENGGEIAGYHLYGGDAELPFGKQLLANLEPSQLPPKITQILSNYQEKGTEQHLSWAEFSDRWFDTEDNEC; from the coding sequence TTGTCCGCTCATTCCGTTTCTGGGGAAGAATCCCCAACCTGTCCCAGTCTATTTCATCCTACTACGGCTCAAGATGGCAAGTTAGTTCGCATTCGCATTCCTGGAGGAATTCTTGGTAGCGAACAGTGTCAAGTTTTAGCAGAGGCGATCGCCTACCTTAATAGCAATACAATTGATATTACCAATCGCGCTAACCTGCAAATTCGCGGTTTATCAGCTTCAATGCCTCCAGAAGTTTTATTAAAGTTGCAAGATGCTGGATTGGCAGCGAAAAATCCTGAATTGGATCGTTTTCGCAATATTATGGCAAGTCCCACAGCAGGAATCGATCCAGAACAACTTATCGATACTCGTCCCTTGGTTAGACAATTAGATGAGTATCTTGCCTCTAATTTGAATTTAGCTGGACTTTCGCCTAAATTCAGTATCGGTATAGACGGGGGCGAAAAAGTTTCTATCGAACAGCAACCTAACGATATTTTCTTTAAAGCTGTTGCTGTAGAAGATAAGGTATATTTTAATCTGTATATAGCGGGAATCAATCTTGAAACGGCGGTTATACCCGAAAATTGTCTTAGTTTAGTAGGAGCGATCGCTCAAGTTTATCTAGATCTAGTTCCGGCAAATATTACTCGCAAACCCCGTTTAAAACAGGTTATCGAGGATTTTGGCAGATCTAACTACATCGATCGCCTGCAACTTTATCTATCCTCGTCTTGTTTATCTGCAAGACTTAGCACTGAGCGAAGCAGAAGTGCTACGTCTCTACATTTGGGGATTTATCCTCAAATTCAACCTGATTTATTCTATATTGGCATATCTTTGCCTTTGGGACGTTTGGAATTGAACCAATTGCGGGGAATAGCAGAAATTATCGAAAATTATGGGAATGGAACGCTGAAACTGACTCCCTGGCGTAGTATTTTATTGCCGGATATACGCGATCGCAATTTGGATACCGTACAGCAAAAGCTGGCAGAATTAGGATTATCGATTAAAAACAATAATATTTGGGGCGGATTGGTAGCTTGTTCGGGAACTACCGGATGTGCAGCTTCATTTACAGATACTCAAGGAGATGCGATCGCCTTAGCTCGGTATCTCGCCGATAATATTACTTTAAACCAACCCGTTACCATCCACTTGAGCGGTTGTCCTAAATCTTGCGCCCATCATGGTAGCAGCGATCTGACTTTGGTGGGTAAGTCCTGTAGGGAAAACGGTGGCGAAATTGCAGGTTATCATCTGTATGGGGGAGATGCAGAACTACCCTTTGGGAAACAACTTTTAGCCAATCTAGAACCAAGTCAATTGCCGCCAAAAATTACTCAAATTCTCTCTAATTACCAAGAAAAAGGCACAGAACAGCACTTATCTTGGGCGGAGTTTAGCGATCGCTGGTTCGACACCGAGGATAACGAATGTTGA
- a CDS encoding precorrin-8X methylmutase, whose product MLNYIRDGDEIYRRSFATIRQEANLKDLPSDLVSVAVRLIHTSGMTDIVADLAASPQAATMGRAALAAGCPIFCDAQMVAEGITRKRLPANNSVICTLNQPEVPELAKKQRNTRSAVALELWLPELAGAVVAIGNAPTALFHLLELLDTGAPKPAIILGFPVGFIGAAESKAELAANSRGVPFITLHGRRGGSAIAAAAINALAKESEI is encoded by the coding sequence ATGTTGAACTATATCAGAGATGGAGATGAAATCTATCGCCGTTCCTTTGCTACTATCCGTCAAGAAGCGAATTTGAAAGATTTGCCCAGCGATCTGGTTTCGGTTGCGGTTAGATTGATTCATACCAGTGGGATGACCGATATTGTCGCAGATTTAGCCGCTTCCCCTCAAGCTGCTACTATGGGAAGGGCGGCATTAGCTGCTGGTTGTCCGATTTTCTGCGACGCGCAAATGGTGGCAGAAGGAATTACCAGAAAGAGATTACCAGCCAATAACTCCGTAATTTGTACTTTGAATCAGCCTGAAGTTCCTGAATTAGCTAAAAAGCAAAGAAATACTCGCTCAGCCGTGGCGCTAGAACTCTGGTTACCTGAATTAGCAGGCGCGGTAGTGGCTATAGGTAATGCTCCTACAGCTTTGTTTCATTTATTAGAGTTATTAGATACAGGAGCGCCTAAACCTGCCATAATTCTGGGTTTTCCCGTCGGTTTTATTGGTGCAGCCGAATCCAAAGCCGAGTTAGCTGCAAATAGTCGCGGAGTGCCCTTTATTACTCTACACGGAAGACGGGGAGGAAGTGCGATCGCCGCCGCCGCAATTAATGCATTAGCCAAGGAAAGCGAGATATGA
- the cobI gene encoding precorrin-2 C(20)-methyltransferase — translation MSQESGVRSQESGVRSQEEHPIPDNQQSRIGKLYGLGIGPGDPELLTLKAHRILTTVPVIAYPTMENGKVLARAIVADFIRPDQIEIPMPLPFSVERSSQPYYDLGAEKIAEHLSAGRDVAVLCEGEPMLYGTFMYLFNRLSGRFDTEIVPGISSTMACAAMLGAPITYRNDVFSIMPATLDADTLRDRLAVVDAAVIIKLGRHFAKVKSILAELGLLDRALYIERATQPTQKIVAIADVDSANVPYWSLILIPSKYEFGVRSSEFGVKSRMG, via the coding sequence ATGAGTCAGGAATCAGGAGTCAGAAGTCAGGAGTCAGGAGTCAGAAGTCAGGAGGAACATCCAATACCCGACAATCAACAATCAAGAATAGGTAAATTATACGGTTTGGGGATCGGTCCTGGCGATCCAGAGTTGCTGACGCTGAAGGCACATCGCATTTTGACGACTGTGCCAGTAATCGCTTATCCGACGATGGAAAATGGTAAGGTTTTGGCACGGGCGATTGTAGCTGACTTTATTCGTCCAGATCAGATAGAAATTCCCATGCCGTTACCTTTTAGTGTGGAAAGATCTTCTCAACCTTATTACGATCTTGGCGCAGAAAAGATTGCAGAACACTTGAGTGCTGGAAGAGACGTAGCCGTGCTGTGCGAAGGTGAGCCGATGCTTTATGGTACATTCATGTATCTATTCAATCGGCTGTCAGGGCGGTTTGATACTGAGATTGTACCTGGTATTTCTTCCACGATGGCTTGTGCGGCGATGCTGGGTGCGCCAATTACTTACAGGAATGATGTCTTTAGTATTATGCCAGCGACGCTAGATGCAGATACATTGCGCGATCGCCTAGCTGTTGTAGATGCCGCCGTAATTATCAAGTTGGGCAGGCATTTTGCTAAAGTTAAAAGTATTTTGGCAGAATTAGGGCTACTAGATCGCGCCCTCTATATCGAACGCGCCACCCAACCAACTCAGAAAATAGTGGCGATCGCTGATGTAGATTCTGCTAATGTACCATATTGGTCTTTGATTCTCATTCCCAGTAAATATGAGTTCGGAGTTCGGAGTTCGGAGTTCGGAGTTAAGAGTAGGATGGGTTAG
- a CDS encoding serine/threonine-protein kinase produces MICCLNPDCDKPLNPDTHKHCENCGTTLVAFLRNHYKIVKPLGRGGFGKTYLAEDTDKLNEPCVVKQLAYQAQGTWAANKAKDLFEQEAKQLQRLNANSQIPTLLAYFEEGNFWYLVQEFVDGGDLLKELNEKGTFSDIKIRELLLDVLPILKFIHEKGVIHRDLKPENIMRRQDDGKLVLIDFGVAKLATPSMMTRIGTQIGSQGYASLEQILHGQANPSTDLFSLGASCFHLLSQTHPYNLCIQKGYDWVNSWREQVSTKVTPELGHILDKLLKSNPEERYKSAIEVLDDLQPPQVVILPPPPPTPKPTILTSIKAGILATLFSRL; encoded by the coding sequence ATGATTTGCTGCCTCAACCCCGACTGCGACAAACCACTCAACCCCGATACCCACAAGCATTGCGAGAATTGTGGCACAACTTTAGTCGCCTTCCTCAGAAACCACTACAAGATTGTCAAACCGCTAGGTAGAGGTGGATTTGGCAAAACCTACCTGGCTGAAGATACAGACAAACTCAACGAACCTTGCGTCGTCAAACAACTAGCATACCAAGCACAGGGCACTTGGGCAGCCAACAAAGCCAAAGATCTATTTGAACAAGAAGCCAAACAACTCCAACGCCTCAACGCAAACTCCCAAATTCCTACATTACTAGCTTATTTTGAAGAAGGGAATTTCTGGTATTTAGTGCAAGAGTTTGTTGATGGAGGAGATTTACTCAAGGAATTGAATGAAAAAGGCACATTCAGCGACATCAAAATTCGAGAATTACTACTAGATGTTTTACCCATCCTCAAATTCATTCACGAAAAAGGAGTAATTCATCGAGATCTCAAACCAGAGAATATCATGCGACGGCAGGATGATGGCAAACTCGTCTTAATTGACTTTGGAGTCGCCAAGTTAGCCACCCCTTCCATGATGACTCGTATCGGAACTCAAATTGGTTCTCAAGGATATGCTTCTTTAGAACAGATCTTACACGGTCAGGCTAACCCTAGTACAGATTTATTTAGCTTAGGTGCATCCTGCTTTCATTTGCTGAGTCAAACCCACCCATATAACTTATGCATCCAAAAAGGTTACGATTGGGTGAATAGCTGGCGCGAACAGGTATCAACGAAAGTTACGCCAGAATTGGGTCATATTTTAGACAAGTTACTCAAAAGTAACCCAGAGGAACGTTACAAATCGGCGATAGAGGTGCTAGATGATTTGCAGCCACCACAGGTAGTTATTCTACCACCACCACCGCCTACACCAAAGCCAACTATACTAACTTCAATTAAAGCTGGTATACTTGCCACCCTATTCAGCCGACTTTAA
- the cobJ gene encoding precorrin-3B C(17)-methyltransferase codes for MKPPAIAILGENSLPIARKIQQILPEAVIYGLVNRTQSADVTYTSFGETIRELFTSNTPIIGICAAGILIRTLAPLISDKRQEPPVLAIAEDGSAVVPLLGGLHGVNDLARQIAAGLQVLPAITTTGDIRFRTALLSPPAGYYLANPEDAKTFISDLLAGAKVRLEGSAPWLTESQLPISADGELTIRVTQDVVESAPNCLVYHPQGKLAIVGTGPGSPEWMSPEVKELLLSATDWVGYTTYLNLVEPLRQSQQRHDSDNRVELDRARLALNLAAEGRSVALISSGDPGIFAMAAAVFEVLEQENQPQWQQIKIQVAPGISALQAAASRIGAPIGHDFCAISLSDILKPWDIIEKRIASVAEADFVIAFYNPVSKQRTWQLERTREILLQWRSPDTPVILAKNVGRVGESVEVRSLHQLSADEVDMQTLVLVGSSQTRIIKHPQQIWVYTPRRYDAANG; via the coding sequence ATGAAGCCGCCTGCGATCGCCATTTTGGGAGAGAATAGTCTTCCTATTGCCCGTAAAATTCAACAAATACTGCCTGAAGCTGTAATCTACGGGTTGGTTAACCGCACTCAGTCGGCTGATGTGACTTATACAAGCTTTGGGGAAACAATACGGGAATTATTTACAAGTAATACCCCAATAATTGGGATTTGTGCGGCAGGAATTCTGATTCGCACTCTAGCGCCATTAATCTCAGATAAGCGACAGGAACCGCCAGTTTTAGCGATCGCCGAAGATGGTAGTGCAGTAGTTCCCTTATTAGGCGGATTGCACGGCGTTAATGACTTAGCCCGTCAAATTGCCGCAGGTTTACAGGTTTTACCAGCAATTACAACGACTGGTGATATTCGCTTCCGTACTGCTTTGCTATCTCCTCCTGCTGGATATTATTTAGCTAACCCAGAGGATGCCAAAACCTTCATCTCCGATTTACTAGCTGGGGCGAAGGTTAGATTAGAAGGAAGCGCACCTTGGTTGACTGAGAGTCAGTTACCGATTTCAGCCGATGGAGAATTAACCATTCGAGTCACTCAAGATGTGGTGGAATCAGCCCCGAATTGCTTGGTTTATCATCCCCAAGGTAAACTAGCGATCGTCGGGACAGGCCCTGGCAGCCCAGAATGGATGTCTCCAGAAGTGAAAGAGCTTTTGCTGTCAGCTACAGATTGGGTAGGCTACACCACTTATCTTAATTTAGTCGAACCCTTGCGGCAAAGTCAACAACGGCACGATTCCGACAACCGAGTCGAACTAGATCGAGCGCGATTAGCCTTGAATTTGGCAGCAGAGGGGCGATCGGTTGCTTTGATTTCTTCAGGAGATCCAGGCATTTTCGCAATGGCAGCAGCCGTATTTGAGGTCTTAGAACAAGAAAATCAACCCCAATGGCAACAGATCAAAATCCAGGTAGCTCCAGGAATTTCTGCCCTGCAAGCAGCAGCATCGCGGATTGGTGCGCCCATAGGTCACGATTTCTGCGCTATTTCCCTGTCAGATATCCTCAAACCTTGGGATATTATTGAAAAAAGGATTGCCTCTGTCGCCGAAGCTGACTTCGTTATTGCATTCTACAACCCAGTCTCCAAACAGCGCACCTGGCAATTAGAAAGAACGCGAGAAATACTATTGCAGTGGCGATCGCCCGACACTCCCGTGATATTAGCCAAAAATGTTGGTAGAGTAGGGGAATCGGTAGAAGTGCGATCGCTTCATCAACTATCTGCTGATGAAGTCGATATGCAAACCTTGGTACTAGTCGGTTCTAGCCAAACCCGCATCATCAAGCATCCACAGCAAATCTGGGTTTATACTCCCCGTCGCTACGATGCAGCCAATGGATAA
- a CDS encoding type II toxin-antitoxin system YhaV family toxin, whose product MSVSQPLVINGWNIFAHPLFLNQFEELLMQVEDLRQKYPQDYQKKNATKRLAAIAKLAFDVIPQDPTRNEYRQGSTLGDDYKHWFRSKFFQQYRLFFRYHQESKIIVFAWVNDENSKRAYDSKTDAYRVFKKMLESGYPPNHWDDLLEEAKAETNRLEEAVKTEI is encoded by the coding sequence TTGTCTGTAAGTCAGCCACTGGTAATTAATGGGTGGAATATATTTGCTCATCCTCTCTTCCTCAACCAGTTTGAAGAGCTTTTGATGCAGGTTGAAGATTTGCGTCAGAAGTACCCTCAAGACTACCAGAAAAAGAATGCTACAAAGCGTCTAGCTGCCATAGCCAAGCTGGCATTTGATGTTATTCCTCAAGATCCAACGCGAAATGAGTATCGTCAAGGCAGTACACTTGGCGATGATTACAAGCACTGGTTTAGATCTAAGTTTTTTCAGCAGTATCGACTATTTTTTCGATATCATCAAGAGAGCAAAATAATTGTTTTTGCCTGGGTTAACGACGAAAACTCTAAGCGAGCCTACGACAGTAAAACAGACGCTTATCGAGTTTTCAAGAAAATGCTGGAAAGCGGTTACCCTCCAAACCATTGGGATGATTTGCTCGAAGAAGCAAAAGCTGAAACTAATCGTTTAGAGGAAGCAGTCAAAACCGAAATTTAG
- a CDS encoding type II toxin-antitoxin system PrlF family antitoxin translates to MSAPCSESTLTDRYQTTVPEPVRKVLGLNKRDKICYTIEPDGKVVISRTDNVESDPILGKFLNFIARDIEKNPQRLQAISPDLVSRVQSLVAEVDLDLDAPLGDEDE, encoded by the coding sequence ATGTCAGCCCCATGCTCAGAATCTACTCTGACAGATCGCTATCAAACTACAGTACCCGAACCCGTTCGTAAGGTTCTGGGCTTAAATAAGCGCGATAAAATCTGCTACACTATCGAGCCAGATGGCAAAGTAGTGATTTCTCGCACTGACAACGTAGAGAGCGATCCTATACTTGGGAAGTTTCTAAACTTTATCGCACGAGATATAGAAAAGAATCCTCAGCGTTTACAAGCGATTAGCCCCGATTTAGTCAGCCGAGTTCAGTCTTTAGTAGCTGAAGTAGATCTGGATCTTGACGCACCACTGGGTGATGAGGATGAATAA
- a CDS encoding cupin domain-containing protein, translating into MEDAKPLILKAAQIADSMQTFSHPWNPKSEISGTYLGRTVGLKRTGVNFAKLPPGKESFIYHSHHREEEWIYILSGQGIAEIDGEEFEVGSGDFMGFPTPSVAHHLRNTGDEDLVYLMGGENLDVEIADFPHLGKRMLRRENNIEIYDLTDAKPFGSLDV; encoded by the coding sequence ATGGAAGATGCAAAACCTTTGATTTTAAAAGCTGCACAAATTGCTGACAGTATGCAAACTTTTTCACATCCTTGGAATCCAAAATCTGAAATATCAGGTACTTATTTAGGGCGTACGGTTGGACTAAAACGCACTGGAGTTAACTTCGCCAAACTTCCTCCAGGAAAAGAATCTTTTATCTATCATTCCCACCACCGAGAGGAAGAATGGATTTATATTTTATCAGGTCAAGGTATTGCAGAAATTGATGGGGAAGAATTTGAAGTAGGTTCAGGAGACTTCATGGGGTTTCCCACACCTTCTGTTGCTCATCATCTCAGAAATACAGGAGACGAAGACCTAGTGTATCTAATGGGAGGAGAAAACCTAGATGTAGAAATAGCTGATTTTCCACATCTGGGAAAACGGATGTTGCGCCGCGAAAATAATATTGAAATCTACGATCTTACTGACGCGAAACCTTTTGGATCGTTGGATGTATAA